The proteins below are encoded in one region of Avibacterium volantium:
- a CDS encoding MFS transporter codes for MNNQNAVQASSPEFNKQLRRAKFGAAIGTSLDQMEMTLFSLASALCFGQVFFPNASPIIGLISAFGIYGVGFLVRPIGGLIFSHLGETRGRKWVLSTTVLLMGLATFSIGLIPSYDSIGIWAPILLIICRCVQGAAVGAEYTSGTTYLTEIAPIGKRGITASYVWAGASAGTVVGGLVWTVILVSLDRNDLIAWGWRIPFLLTIFVTVFAIWMRLKLHESPVFVEKQKEFKERAKQAMPLVQAWKHSRKNMLRVFGFTFPCVGHSFMYQAFLGGYIVNYVRSDGGAIFSTATAIGAVVGIFGGLFGGWLSDKIGRRKAGLIYSIIMCIFPFFAFMMANTGEPILIGLIMIFCFWFPAEGAMGVQSPQLPEIFGSRYRYSALTVAREIGAIGGGLVPMFSSIILAYFGGWQAVAIFMSLLMMITVFTTYNTVETKDRDLFAEEDAM; via the coding sequence ATGAATAATCAAAATGCAGTACAAGCCTCATCGCCAGAATTTAATAAACAACTTCGGCGGGCTAAATTCGGTGCAGCCATCGGCACTTCTCTCGACCAGATGGAAATGACTCTCTTCTCTCTCGCTTCGGCATTATGTTTTGGCCAAGTTTTCTTCCCTAACGCATCACCTATTATTGGTTTAATCTCAGCTTTTGGTATTTATGGTGTAGGCTTTTTAGTTCGACCAATTGGGGGATTGATTTTCTCTCATTTAGGTGAAACTCGTGGACGTAAATGGGTATTATCCACAACCGTCTTATTAATGGGATTAGCGACATTTAGTATTGGTTTAATTCCATCTTATGACAGCATTGGAATTTGGGCGCCAATACTCTTGATTATCTGCCGTTGTGTACAAGGTGCAGCTGTTGGTGCTGAATATACATCTGGCACAACTTATCTTACTGAAATCGCACCAATTGGCAAACGTGGTATTACGGCAAGCTATGTATGGGCTGGCGCGAGTGCAGGAACAGTTGTTGGTGGTTTAGTATGGACAGTTATCCTTGTTAGCCTTGATCGTAATGATTTAATTGCTTGGGGCTGGCGTATTCCATTTTTATTAACGATCTTTGTAACTGTTTTCGCTATTTGGATGCGCTTAAAATTGCACGAGTCACCTGTTTTTGTCGAAAAACAGAAAGAGTTCAAAGAACGTGCCAAACAAGCAATGCCTCTTGTTCAAGCGTGGAAACATTCTCGTAAAAATATGCTACGCGTTTTCGGTTTCACTTTTCCTTGTGTTGGACATTCATTTATGTACCAAGCATTTTTAGGTGGCTATATTGTAAACTATGTCCGCTCAGATGGTGGAGCAATTTTCTCAACTGCCACAGCAATTGGTGCAGTAGTTGGAATTTTTGGTGGACTATTCGGCGGCTGGCTCTCTGATAAAATTGGACGCCGTAAAGCAGGATTAATTTACTCCATCATAATGTGTATCTTCCCATTCTTCGCCTTTATGATGGCAAATACAGGTGAACCAATCTTAATCGGTTTGATTATGATCTTCTGTTTCTGGTTCCCAGCAGAAGGCGCTATGGGTGTACAAAGCCCTCAACTACCAGAAATTTTCGGTTCTCGCTATCGTTACAGTGCATTAACTGTTGCGCGTGAAATTGGGGCTATTGGTGGTGGATTGGTACCAATGTTCTCATCCATTATTTTAGCCTATTTCGGGGGATGGCAAGCTGTAGCTATCTTTATGAGCTTATTAATGATGATCACTGTATTCACAACTTACAATACCGTTGAAACTAAAGACCGTGACTTATTCGCCGAAGAAGATGCAATGTAA
- a CDS encoding phosphatase PAP2 family protein: protein MLKRLSLYTLLLCCVPFFAWLINWHWQGGTNYTQIDTLLYFITETGSVPYAIITCGVFAVAYFFCIADKKQALAVIAVMAISVGVTQGVKSALKTVFAEPRPFIVQLTEKSSVSPDYFYDQPRKAREQIVLDYYADKQVDAHLVHHRSKETGYSFPSGHSIFAATWLMLAVGFGQLLGRNNKGMKYLTAGIAIWAVLMLVSRLRLGMHYPIDLLVSVLLAWVFHCGLFDWIKNKPIFNCTLQDRA, encoded by the coding sequence ATGTTAAAACGCTTATCATTATATACCTTATTGCTTTGTTGTGTGCCTTTTTTTGCGTGGTTAATTAACTGGCATTGGCAAGGGGGTACAAATTATACACAAATTGATACGTTGCTTTATTTTATTACCGAAACAGGTAGTGTGCCTTATGCCATTATCACTTGTGGCGTGTTTGCTGTTGCGTATTTTTTCTGTATTGCAGATAAAAAACAAGCCCTTGCGGTGATTGCAGTGATGGCGATTTCTGTTGGGGTAACCCAAGGGGTGAAATCGGCGCTCAAAACGGTGTTTGCTGAACCTCGTCCTTTTATTGTGCAATTAACAGAAAAATCAAGCGTTAGCCCTGACTATTTTTACGATCAACCTCGCAAAGCGCGTGAACAAATCGTGTTGGATTATTATGCAGATAAACAAGTTGATGCCCATTTGGTGCATCACCGTAGCAAAGAAACAGGCTATTCTTTCCCATCTGGCCACAGCATTTTTGCCGCCACTTGGCTAATGCTTGCGGTAGGATTTGGGCAGCTGCTTGGACGTAACAATAAAGGAATGAAATATCTCACCGCAGGCATTGCTATTTGGGCGGTGCTAATGCTAGTCAGCCGTTTACGTTTAGGAATGCATTACCCGATTGATTTATTGGTTTCCGTGTTGCTGGCGTGGGTGTTTCATTGTGGATTATTCGATTGGATCAAAAACAAACCGATTTTCAACTGCACTTTGCAAGATAGAGCGTAA
- the nagK gene encoding N-acetylglucosamine kinase: MLYGFDIGGTKIELAVFNEKLEKQYSERVDTPKESYEQWLDTIVNLVKKADEKFGEKGTVGLGLPGFVNHETGLAEITNIRVADNKPILQDLSQRLDREVRAENDANCFALSEAWAEENQQYPSVLGLILGTGFGGGLVVDGKIYSGQIGMAGELGHMQLNYHALKLLGWDKAPIYPCGCGNQACLDTYLSGRGFEMLYRDLKGESLSAKEIIQRFYAKDQSAVEFVEMFVELAAISIGNIITALDPHLIVLGGGLSNFDYLYEALPKALPKHLMRSAKVPVIKKAKYGDSGGVRGAAALFLSR, translated from the coding sequence ATGTTATACGGATTTGATATTGGCGGCACAAAAATTGAGCTTGCCGTATTCAATGAAAAATTGGAAAAACAATATTCCGAACGGGTGGATACGCCAAAAGAGAGTTACGAACAATGGCTTGATACCATTGTGAATTTGGTGAAAAAAGCCGATGAAAAATTTGGCGAAAAAGGCACAGTAGGGCTGGGCTTACCGGGTTTTGTGAATCACGAAACAGGCTTGGCGGAAATCACCAATATTCGCGTGGCAGACAACAAACCTATTTTACAAGATTTAAGCCAGCGTTTAGATCGCGAAGTGCGGGCAGAAAATGACGCAAATTGTTTTGCCTTATCAGAGGCTTGGGCAGAAGAAAATCAGCAATATCCAAGCGTGTTAGGCTTGATCCTTGGCACAGGTTTTGGCGGCGGTTTAGTGGTTGACGGCAAAATCTACTCAGGACAAATCGGAATGGCGGGCGAACTGGGGCATATGCAGCTGAATTACCACGCCTTAAAATTGCTCGGCTGGGACAAAGCACCAATCTACCCTTGCGGCTGCGGCAATCAAGCCTGCTTAGACACCTATCTTTCAGGCCGTGGATTTGAAATGCTGTACCGCGATCTCAAAGGGGAAAGCCTATCAGCCAAAGAAATTATCCAGCGTTTTTACGCGAAAGATCAAAGTGCGGTGGAATTTGTGGAAATGTTTGTGGAACTCGCCGCCATTTCTATCGGCAACATCATAACAGCCCTTGACCCGCATTTAATCGTACTCGGCGGCGGTTTATCCAATTTTGATTATCTCTACGAAGCACTACCAAAAGCCCTGCCTAAACACCTAATGCGCAGCGCCAAAGTGCCAGTGATCAAAAAAGCCAAATACGGCGATTCCGGCGGCGTCCGCGGTGCTGCAGCATTGTTTCTTTCGAGATAG